In the Silvanigrella aquatica genome, TCTTCAAGATCATTTACATCAGAAGGACTTGCTGCTCCCATTTCACGAATTTGTCCATTTAATTTTGCTACTTCAGCAATTTTTTGATTTACTAACTTAATATTTTGTCTTATTTCCTCATTGGCATCAGTCTGAACTTGAACAATATTGGCATGGGTTGAATTAAAAGATTGCGCTAGCCCCTTCCCACTTTCAATAGTATTAATACGTACAGAAGGTTCTTCTGGAAAATTTGCCAATTCCCTTATGGAATTTGTAAAGCTTGTAAAACGATCGCGAATGGTGGAAGTTAAATCGGGATTAAAAAAACTTTCTAACTTTTTTAATCCTTCGGACAAGGTTTCGGTACGACTTTGCACTTGAACTTCACGACGCAACTGACCTTCGATAAATTTGTCATGCGCCCTTCGAATATTTTGTATACGAGCGCCATCTCCAAATATTTGCAAACCATATTCTATAGGCCATTTTGTCTCTAAGTTAACAATTTGTCTGCTATAGCCTGGTGTTTGGGCATTGGAAATATTATGCCCTGTGACATCGACTCCCACCCTTGAATTTTGTAAGGACTCACTTCCCATATTCAAAATGTGGTTTAATGTTGCAACCATTTTATGCCTTTACACGCATCGATGAAATACCTGTATTTTTATTTGTAAGAGATTGTGCTTTTCCTAGCGAATCATAATTCATACCGGCTTCCGCTTCCGATTGAAATAAACTAATAGACATTGAAACATTTTTTGATAATTTCTTTAAAATAACTTGATTTCTATATATCCTTGGATATACAAACTCAAACGTTTTCTCAAATTCTGATGCTGTTGAATTAAAAGCGCATTCTTGTTCTAATAATTTTGCAAACATTTCTTCATTAATTAGAGTTTTTATATTCTTCAAATAAGTGGAAAAAGTAAATTTAAATAAGTTTAAAGATAAATTTTGCCCTCTTGGATCGAAGGCAATCATATAGCATATTTTTTTTAATATTTGAATTCTTCTTTCTTCTATTGATTGTGCAATACGAGAATGCTGATCTTTTACAATAACAATTCTTTCTAGTGCTATTAAATCGTAATTTGCTATAGCTGTTTCTTCTTCATCCAAAATAGGAATAAATTCAACATAAGAAGCAATTTGTTTCTTTAAAATTTCATTAAATTGGATAATTAAATTTAATAGCTCATCCATATATTTCTTTCAATTATTAAATTTTAATTCAATATTATTGACCTATTTATAAATAAAACTGGGATCTCTTGCAATTTCATCACGCATTGCTTCTTGCAAAATAGAATTTGCAATTTTTTCTGAATCAGCCTTATATTCACCTTTATCAATGAGATCTTTAAAGTGAGCCACTTTATCTTCTCTGATATCTGGTGTTTCATCTGCAATTTTCTTAGCTAAACTCATATCTTTAGCCCGTTGAGAAATTTGCACATTGGCCGCTTCTTTAATTGTGGGATTATTGTTTGCTTTCGCATAAGCAGCGGCTCCACTTTTGGGTGCAGCTCTTTCTGCTTTTCCAGGATCAGCCGTTTGAATGGCATTTGGGTTTACGACAGATGGTGAGTTTTTAATACTATTCACACTCATCGCTATACTCCTTTCAAAAAGATTGATTTAGAGTAACTTTTATTTGAAAAACTTCAGAGGGAAATTAAGTCTTTCTTGTCAAAACATATGCTATTTAGGAAACAATATCCAGAAAAATAAAAGAACACATAATAAATACCCATTCCTAGGAAAAAAAGTATAAATTTTATATTTTTTAAAATTTACAAATATTATAAAATATCAATCACAAGAGATTATTCATTAATTTCAAATAAATTAAAATAGAAAAAAAAATTTCTATCTAAAAAATATGTATATTATTTTTAACGTTGAAATTGACGTTTCTACATGATTCTATACAATCCGCCTAAAGTTGAATAGAGGAGAACGAAAATGGCAGGTAAAACAATCGAATGTAAGGATCGTCCTTGGCAATCACATTATGGCCCGGGTACGAATCTTGAACTTTCAGAATATGAATTTGCAAATTTAGCTGACATGGTTACAAAGTGCTCTGCCCAGTGGAATCAAAATATTTCAACAAGCATGATTTTACCGAACGGTATGGCACGCGCACTCACTTACGCTGATGTTGAAAAATACTCCGATGCTTTTGCTGTTTATTTAAGAGAAGAGGCTAAAATTTCACAAGGCGACAGAATCGCCATACAAATGCCAAACTGCTTAAGTTATCCCATTGCTGTATTTGGTACTTTCAAAGCGGGTGGCGTCATAGTCAATGCAAATCCTCTTTATACTTCCTTTGAAATGCAGCATCAATTTAAAGATAGTGGTGCAAAAATATTAATTATCATTGATATGTTTGCTGACAAATTAACAGAAGTAATCCCAAATACAAATATTGAAAAAGTCATACTTGTAAAGGTTGCTGATTTTTTTCCTTTATTACAGAAAACATTAGTTCAATCGGTATTAAAGTATGTTAAAAAACAAATCCCAAAATGCGAAGTCTATTCAACATCATTTACATTATCCGTTGCAAAAGGTGCGGAAATACAGAAAAATAAAAATATTAACGTTCAAGATTATTGGAAAACCATTAAATTAGATGATTTATGCGCTTTACAATATACTGGCGGCACGACGGGTGTGAGTAAAGGAGCCATGCTCACTCATCGAAATTTAATTGCAAATATGTACCAAATAAATGAAATGGGTAAAGCTAAACTATCTAAAGGTAACGAAGTAATTTTATCTGTTTTACCTTTATATCATATTTTTGCATTTACAGTGAATTTAATTACTTTTTATTATTGTGGCGGAGAAAGCGTTTTAATTCCTAACCCAAGGCCATTAAAAAATATTAAAAAAGCCTTCGAAATGAAAAATATTTCCTGGATTTCAGGAGTCAATACCTTATTTAATGGACTACTTAACGAGACATGGTTTTCTCAAAATCCCCCAAAACATTTAAAAGCGTCTATTGCAGGAGGGGCTTCTCTACATAAAGCAGTCTCTGAAAGATGGCTTAACGTAACAAAAACACCTGTCGTTGAAGGATTTGGCCTCACCGAAGCATCACCCGTTGTCAGCTTTAACCCTCTCAATGGAGTTGTGAAATCGGATACTGTAGGTGTTCCCGTACCAGGAACCGATGTCGTACTCATAAACGAAGAGGGAAACACAGTTCCTATTGGAGAGACGGGAGAAATTGCTGTAAGAGGTCCCCAAGTTATGAAAGGATATTGGCAACGTCCTGATGAAACATCTAAATGTTTAAAAGAAAACTGGCTTTTAACAGGTGATGTGGGCGTCATGGACAATGATGGCTACATTAAAATTGTGGATAGAAAAAAAGATATGATCCTTGTCAGTGGATTTAACGTTTATCCCAACGAAGTTGAAGATTGTATTGCGAAACTTGCAGGAGTGGGTGAAGTCGCCGTCATTGGCGTGCCAAACGCAAAAACAAGTGAATCTGTAAAAGCATATATCGTGAAAAAAGACCCTACACTTACGGAAGAAAAAATACTTGAACATTGCCATAAATATATCACGCATTATAAAGTACCAAAATCTATTGAATTTCGAACTGAGTTACCTAAAACACCCATTGGAAAAATTCTGAGAAAAAATCTAAAAGAAGAAGCATTAAAAACAATAAAATAATTTTGTTATGGTACTCTTATTTTTAAAGAAGTTTGATACAATTTAATTCATCGTAACTTCTT is a window encoding:
- a CDS encoding flagellar protein FlgN — protein: MDELLNLIIQFNEILKKQIASYVEFIPILDEEETAIANYDLIALERIVIVKDQHSRIAQSIEERRIQILKKICYMIAFDPRGQNLSLNLFKFTFSTYLKNIKTLINEEMFAKLLEQECAFNSTASEFEKTFEFVYPRIYRNQVILKKLSKNVSMSISLFQSEAEAGMNYDSLGKAQSLTNKNTGISSMRVKA
- the flgM gene encoding flagellar biosynthesis anti-sigma factor FlgM — its product is MSVNSIKNSPSVVNPNAIQTADPGKAERAAPKSGAAAYAKANNNPTIKEAANVQISQRAKDMSLAKKIADETPDIREDKVAHFKDLIDKGEYKADSEKIANSILQEAMRDEIARDPSFIYK
- a CDS encoding AMP-binding protein, translating into MAGKTIECKDRPWQSHYGPGTNLELSEYEFANLADMVTKCSAQWNQNISTSMILPNGMARALTYADVEKYSDAFAVYLREEAKISQGDRIAIQMPNCLSYPIAVFGTFKAGGVIVNANPLYTSFEMQHQFKDSGAKILIIIDMFADKLTEVIPNTNIEKVILVKVADFFPLLQKTLVQSVLKYVKKQIPKCEVYSTSFTLSVAKGAEIQKNKNINVQDYWKTIKLDDLCALQYTGGTTGVSKGAMLTHRNLIANMYQINEMGKAKLSKGNEVILSVLPLYHIFAFTVNLITFYYCGGESVLIPNPRPLKNIKKAFEMKNISWISGVNTLFNGLLNETWFSQNPPKHLKASIAGGASLHKAVSERWLNVTKTPVVEGFGLTEASPVVSFNPLNGVVKSDTVGVPVPGTDVVLINEEGNTVPIGETGEIAVRGPQVMKGYWQRPDETSKCLKENWLLTGDVGVMDNDGYIKIVDRKKDMILVSGFNVYPNEVEDCIAKLAGVGEVAVIGVPNAKTSESVKAYIVKKDPTLTEEKILEHCHKYITHYKVPKSIEFRTELPKTPIGKILRKNLKEEALKTIK